The region GTCCGTTGTATTCTGATAATATCACACAAATTGGAATAAATGATGATGGCGAAGTATATATTGGAACCGATCAGGGTTTGATTGTTTATAAAGGAACGGCAACCAAAGGAGAAGAAGAAAATATTTTTGCAGATGTTTATGCTTATCCCAATCCCGTGCGACCAGATTATGTAGGTCCAATTGCCATTAAAGGTTTAAGTCGAGATGCTTTTATAAAAATTACAGACATCAGCGGACGCTTGGTAAATGAAATTAGATCTGATGGCGGTCAAGCTATTTGGAGTGGCAATAACCTACAAGGAGATCGTGTGCAAACAGGTATTTATTTAGTTTTTATTGCTAATACCGACGGCTCAGAAAGCATAGTAACAAAAATTATGTTTATACATTAAATTGTATAAAATCGAATATTATTCCTCAAATAAAAAGAAATATTATTTATATTCCTTTTAGCTCTTTAGCATTAAAAGTAAGCGGTAGTAAATCGGAAATACCATTAATTATTTGAACCTTCCCTCCGGGTTCAGATAAAATAACGCGCATCTTTAGTTTATAAAGATGTTCATATTCTGCCATTACTTGGCGACAAGAGCCACAAGGGGCAAGAGGTGCAGTAAATTTAATCTGATCTGAATCTACAGCAATTGCAATAGCCAACATAGGAGTATTGGGATAATTAGCAGAAGCATAGTACATAGCAACACGTTCGGCACATAAACCGGAAGGATAAGCTGCATTTTCCTGATTATTTCCCGTTACAATCTTACCATTTTCTAATAAAACAGCAGCACCAACACGAAATTGAGAATAAGGAGCATAAGCTGATTTACAGGCTATCTGAGCTTTATTAAGTAATTCTCTATCCGAAGTATTTAATTCATCGAAACTCTGATAATCTTCTATTTCAATAATATGTTTTATTTTTTTCATCAGTATCCTTTAAGTAAATGCAAGCAGATAAAAACTCTGTGTTTATACCGTTTGCGGGGCGCAAAGTTACAAAAAACCAAGTAATTCCCGAATAATTATTTATTACGGAATAATGTTTGCGTTCTATCAGGACCAACAGAAATTATAGAAACAGGAACTTCAGCTTGCTGTTCAATATAGGTGATATAATCCATAAGGCTTTGAGGTAAATCTTCAACTTTCTGAATTTTACTAATATTTGTTTTCCAACCTTTAAAAGATTTATATGCAGCTTGTAATTTAGAATCGTTTATTTCATAAGGGAAATAGTCTATTTTTTGCTCACCATAATTATATTCATCACAAATATTTA is a window of Bacteroidales bacterium DNA encoding:
- the cdd gene encoding cytidine deaminase; translated protein: MKKIKHIIEIEDYQSFDELNTSDRELLNKAQIACKSAYAPYSQFRVGAAVLLENGKIVTGNNQENAAYPSGLCAERVAMYYASANYPNTPMLAIAIAVDSDQIKFTAPLAPCGSCRQVMAEYEHLYKLKMRVILSEPGGKVQIINGISDLLPLTFNAKELKGI